A portion of the Streptomyces sp. NBC_00376 genome contains these proteins:
- the rimP gene encoding ribosome maturation factor RimP: protein MSTTQSERLRGLLEPLVSAEQLDLEEIEVSRAGRRRVLRIVVDSEEGVELDACAELSRAISEKLDETDAMGDGEYVLEVSSPGADRPLTEHRHYVRATGRLAKLNLHEGGELVARILAVDEDGLDLEVPGVKGRKPTSRRVAFDEIAKARVEIEFSRKDKKEEEA from the coding sequence ATGAGCACCACCCAGAGCGAGAGGCTGCGCGGGCTGCTCGAACCGCTCGTCAGCGCCGAACAGCTGGATCTCGAAGAGATCGAGGTGTCCCGGGCAGGCCGCCGCCGCGTGCTGCGCATCGTCGTGGACTCCGAAGAGGGCGTCGAGCTGGACGCCTGCGCCGAGCTGAGCCGCGCGATCTCCGAGAAGCTCGACGAGACCGACGCGATGGGCGACGGCGAGTACGTCCTCGAAGTCAGTTCCCCCGGTGCCGACCGTCCGCTGACGGAGCACCGCCACTACGTACGTGCCACGGGCCGCCTGGCCAAGCTCAACCTGCACGAGGGCGGCGAACTGGTGGCCCGCATCCTCGCCGTGGACGAGGACGGCCTCGACCTCGAAGTGCCGGGCGTCAAGGGCCGCAAGCCCACGTCCCGCCGGGTCGCCTTCGACGAGATCGCCAAGGCGCGCGTGGAGATCGAATTCAGCCGCAAGGACAAGAAGGAAGAGGAGGCGTAG
- the nusA gene encoding transcription termination factor NusA, producing MDIDVKLLKGLAQDKEIPFDVLVEAIESALLIAYHRTDGSYRRARVKLDERGHVTVWAKEDPADLEEGQEPKEFDDTPSGFGRIAATTAKQVILQRLRDAEDDKTFGEYAGHEGDVVTGVVQQGKDPKNVLVDIGKLEAILPVQEQVPGEEYTHGLRLRTYVVRVAKGVRGPSVTLSRTHPNLVKKLFALEVPEIADGSVEICAIAREAGHRTKIAVRSTRSGLNAKGACIGPMGGRVRNVMAELHGEKIDIVDWSDDPAEMVANALSPARVSEVEVVDLGARSARVTVPDYQLSLAIGKEGQNARLAARLTGWRIDIRPDTETDAERDVADRERAERARERSERR from the coding sequence GTGGACATCGATGTGAAGCTCTTGAAGGGCTTGGCACAGGACAAGGAGATCCCCTTCGACGTGCTCGTCGAGGCGATCGAGTCGGCCCTCCTCATCGCCTACCACCGTACCGACGGGAGCTACCGCCGCGCGCGCGTGAAGCTCGACGAGCGCGGCCATGTGACGGTGTGGGCGAAGGAGGACCCGGCCGACCTGGAAGAGGGCCAGGAGCCGAAGGAGTTCGACGACACCCCGTCCGGATTCGGCCGGATCGCCGCGACCACCGCCAAGCAGGTCATCCTGCAGCGGCTGCGCGACGCCGAGGACGACAAGACGTTCGGTGAGTACGCGGGCCACGAGGGCGATGTCGTCACCGGCGTCGTCCAGCAGGGCAAGGACCCGAAGAACGTCCTGGTCGACATCGGCAAACTGGAAGCGATCCTGCCGGTGCAGGAGCAGGTGCCGGGCGAGGAGTACACCCACGGCCTGCGGCTGCGTACGTATGTCGTACGGGTCGCCAAGGGCGTGCGCGGCCCCTCCGTGACGCTGTCGCGGACCCACCCCAACCTCGTGAAGAAGCTCTTCGCGCTGGAGGTTCCGGAGATCGCCGACGGTTCCGTCGAGATCTGCGCGATCGCCCGCGAGGCCGGTCACCGCACCAAGATCGCGGTCCGTTCGACCCGTTCCGGGCTGAACGCCAAGGGTGCCTGCATCGGCCCCATGGGCGGCCGGGTGCGCAATGTCATGGCCGAGCTGCACGGCGAGAAGATCGACATCGTGGACTGGTCGGACGACCCGGCCGAGATGGTGGCCAACGCGCTGTCGCCCGCACGGGTGAGCGAGGTCGAGGTCGTCGACCTCGGCGCACGTTCCGCCCGGGTCACCGTGCCGGACTACCAGCTGTCGCTGGCGATCGGCAAGGAGGGGCAGAATGCCCGCCTGGCCGCCCGTCTCACCGGCTGGCGCATCGACATCCGCCCGGACACCGAGACCGACGCCGAGCGCGACGTCGCCGACCGGGAGCGCGCGGAGCGGGCCCGCGAGCGGTCCGAACGTCGCTGA
- a CDS encoding YlxR family protein: MSGRTHARACPERTCVGCRERAAKSELLRIVADEDVCVPDPRGTLPGRGAYVHPASVCLDLAVRRRAFPRAFKAKGPFDPAAVQRFVERVTP, encoded by the coding sequence GTGTCTGGCCGGACGCACGCCCGTGCTTGCCCTGAGCGAACCTGTGTGGGATGCCGGGAGCGGGCGGCCAAGAGCGAGCTGCTGCGCATCGTCGCGGACGAGGACGTTTGTGTCCCCGATCCTCGCGGTACGCTGCCCGGCCGGGGTGCATATGTACACCCCGCCTCCGTCTGTCTGGACCTGGCGGTTCGCCGCCGGGCCTTCCCCCGGGCCTTCAAGGCCAAGGGGCCGTTCGACCCCGCCGCAGTGCAGCGGTTCGTCGAGCGGGTGACACCGTAA